The following are encoded in a window of Bradyrhizobium sp. WBOS07 genomic DNA:
- a CDS encoding ABC transporter permease produces the protein MPLLLSYSLRNLQERKLTNLLTATGMALVVFVYAAVLMLDSGLKQTLVATGEDTNVIFVRRSAEVEIQSLIDRRQARIIESQPEIVIGAEGAPLVSKEVAVLIAQPRRKTRQGSNLLIRGVGPAALAVRPHVQIAEGRMFRPGSNEIVIGRALAGRFEDMEIGSSLRFAQREWRIVGRFDAGGSGFDSEIWGDSEQLMQSFRRDFFSSITVRLADRSGFDTLKARLEADPRLTIEAKRERIFYEEQSRLLSGFIQMLGLTLSGMFSLGAVIGATITMYAAVASRMMEVGVLRALGFRRSRILVAFLVEALLLSLIGWIVGILLASLMTQVKITTLNWTSLSELAFRFVLTPGIVLRSLVFALVMGFLGGFLPAVRAARMKIVDALRVA, from the coding sequence ATGCCGCTGCTGCTCTCCTACAGCTTGCGAAACCTGCAGGAGCGCAAGCTCACCAATTTGCTTACCGCAACCGGCATGGCCCTCGTGGTCTTCGTCTACGCCGCCGTGCTCATGCTCGACTCCGGACTGAAGCAGACGCTGGTCGCGACCGGCGAAGACACGAACGTCATCTTCGTGCGCCGCTCTGCGGAAGTCGAGATCCAGAGTTTGATCGATCGCCGGCAGGCCAGGATCATCGAAAGCCAGCCCGAAATCGTCATCGGGGCCGAAGGAGCACCGCTGGTATCGAAGGAAGTGGCGGTCTTGATCGCGCAGCCAAGGCGCAAGACCAGGCAGGGGAGCAACCTGTTGATCCGCGGCGTCGGTCCGGCCGCCCTCGCCGTGCGTCCGCACGTGCAGATCGCCGAGGGACGCATGTTTCGCCCGGGATCGAACGAGATCGTCATTGGCCGGGCCCTCGCGGGGCGCTTCGAAGACATGGAGATCGGATCGAGCCTCCGGTTTGCCCAGCGGGAGTGGAGGATCGTGGGACGGTTCGACGCGGGCGGCAGCGGGTTCGATTCCGAGATCTGGGGCGACAGCGAGCAGCTCATGCAATCGTTCCGGCGCGACTTTTTCTCGTCGATCACGGTGCGGCTCGCCGATCGTTCCGGCTTCGACACTCTCAAGGCGCGCCTTGAAGCCGACCCCCGCCTTACCATCGAGGCCAAGCGCGAGCGCATCTTCTATGAGGAGCAGTCACGCCTGCTCTCAGGGTTCATTCAGATGCTCGGGCTCACGCTCTCGGGGATGTTCTCGCTCGGCGCGGTCATCGGCGCGACGATTACAATGTACGCGGCCGTGGCCAGCCGCATGATGGAGGTCGGAGTGCTGCGCGCGCTCGGATTTCGGCGCTCGCGGATCCTGGTTGCATTCCTCGTCGAGGCGCTGCTGCTTTCGCTGATCGGATGGATCGTTGGAATCTTGTTGGCGTCACTGATGACGCAGGTGAAGATCACGACACTGAACTGGACGTCGCTCTCCGAGCTTGCGTTTCGGTTTGTGCTGACACCCGGCATCGTCCTGCGGTCACTGGTCTTCGCCCTCGTGATGGGCTTCCTCGGAGGTTTCCTGCCGGCCGTGCGGGCTGCCCGCATGAAGATCGTCGACGCGCTACGCGTCGCTTGA
- a CDS encoding ABC transporter permease, with translation MSQWLTLVARNVLRHRLRTSLTLVGLIVAILAFGVLQTVVKTWYAGVDGAVPSRLLTRNAVSFTLPLPKSYQKRISAVEGVRRVTHLSWFGGVYKDSKNFFPQFAIDAASYLDMFPELLVPDEVRRAFLSERRGAIVGRKLAKRYGFKRGDVIQLRGTIFPGNWEFVICGVFDGRDPKTDTSQLFFRWDYLNETLRVRSKAQADQVGVFAVDVVSLDSVADVSQAIDEVFRNSLAETLTETERAFQIGFVKQTEAILISIRVVSFVVIFIILAVMANTMAMTARERLREYATLKAIGFSPGYVARLILGESVLIALIGGAIGIALTPPVAARLAELSATLFPTLFVSVNTVILQALAALLVGILAALLPMRRAARVRIVDGLRALG, from the coding sequence ATGAGCCAGTGGCTCACGCTCGTGGCGCGCAACGTCTTGCGCCACCGGCTCCGCACCTCCCTGACGCTGGTCGGTCTTATCGTTGCGATCCTCGCCTTTGGCGTGCTCCAGACCGTCGTCAAGACGTGGTATGCGGGCGTGGATGGCGCTGTTCCTTCGCGGCTGCTGACTCGCAATGCCGTCTCCTTTACGCTTCCGCTGCCGAAATCCTATCAGAAGCGCATCAGCGCCGTCGAAGGCGTGCGGCGCGTTACCCACTTGAGCTGGTTCGGCGGCGTCTACAAGGATTCGAAAAACTTCTTTCCCCAGTTTGCGATCGACGCCGCGAGCTATCTCGACATGTTCCCCGAGCTCCTGGTGCCGGACGAGGTGCGGCGCGCCTTCCTGAGCGAGCGCCGCGGCGCGATTGTCGGACGCAAGCTCGCCAAACGCTACGGCTTCAAGCGGGGCGACGTGATCCAGCTGCGCGGAACCATATTCCCCGGCAATTGGGAGTTCGTGATCTGCGGCGTCTTCGACGGCCGGGACCCCAAAACCGACACCTCGCAGCTGTTCTTCCGCTGGGACTACCTGAACGAGACACTGCGTGTGCGCTCCAAGGCACAAGCCGACCAGGTGGGCGTGTTCGCGGTGGACGTCGTTAGCCTGGACAGCGTTGCAGACGTCAGCCAAGCGATCGACGAAGTGTTTCGAAACTCGCTGGCCGAGACGCTCACCGAGACGGAGCGCGCGTTCCAGATCGGCTTCGTGAAGCAGACCGAGGCGATCCTCATTTCCATTCGAGTCGTCTCCTTCGTGGTGATCTTCATCATCCTGGCCGTGATGGCGAACACCATGGCGATGACCGCCCGCGAGCGACTCCGCGAGTACGCCACGCTGAAAGCCATCGGCTTCAGTCCCGGCTACGTGGCGCGATTGATCCTCGGGGAATCCGTCTTGATAGCGTTGATCGGCGGCGCGATCGGCATCGCCCTTACGCCCCCGGTCGCCGCCCGCCTTGCCGAGCTCTCCGCCACGCTGTTCCCGACCCTGTTCGTAAGCGTCAACACCGTCATACTGCAGGCACTTGCAGCGTTGTTGGTCGGGATTCTCGCCGCACTATTGCCGATGCGCAGGGCAGCCCGTGTCCGCATCGTCGACGGCCTTCGGGCGTTGGGCTGA
- a CDS encoding ABC transporter ATP-binding protein — protein sequence MTVLRISDRPTGEDVLIALSDVSKSYRRGAQIVPVLSRLTFDIRRKEFLALMGPSGSGKSTMLNLIAGIDSPDQGSIKVGGEDITLLPEAELADWRAANVGFIFQFYNLMPVLTALENVELPLTLTSLGRRDRRDRAQLALSLVGLSDRVKHLPSELSGGQQQRVAIARAIVTDPTVLVADEPTGDLDRQSAKEVLEIMQRLNRDMGKTIVMVTHDHRAAAHAKRIMNLEKGDLSYLVEQRLE from the coding sequence GTGACCGTGCTTCGCATCTCCGACCGGCCGACCGGAGAGGACGTGCTGATCGCGCTGAGCGACGTCAGCAAGAGCTACCGCCGCGGCGCGCAGATCGTCCCAGTGCTCTCCAGACTCACCTTCGACATCCGCCGCAAGGAGTTCCTCGCCCTGATGGGCCCGTCGGGGTCGGGCAAGTCGACGATGCTCAACCTGATCGCCGGCATCGACAGTCCGGACCAGGGCTCGATCAAGGTGGGCGGCGAGGACATCACGCTGCTTCCGGAGGCCGAACTCGCCGACTGGCGCGCGGCGAACGTAGGCTTCATCTTCCAGTTCTACAATTTGATGCCCGTGCTCACGGCGCTCGAGAACGTCGAGCTGCCTCTCACGCTCACCAGCCTGGGGCGGCGCGACCGCCGGGACCGCGCGCAACTCGCGCTCAGCCTGGTCGGCCTCAGCGATCGCGTCAAACATTTGCCCTCGGAACTCTCGGGCGGACAGCAGCAGCGCGTCGCGATCGCGCGGGCGATCGTCACCGATCCGACGGTGCTGGTAGCCGACGAGCCGACGGGCGACCTCGACCGGCAGTCGGCGAAGGAGGTGCTCGAGATCATGCAGCGGCTCAACCGCGACATGGGCAAGACGATCGTGATGGTCACGCATGATCATCGCGCCGCCGCGCATGCGAAACGCATCATGAATCTGGAGAAGGGCGATCTCTCCTATCTCGTGGAGCAGCGCCTTGAGTGA
- a CDS encoding efflux RND transporter periplasmic adaptor subunit yields the protein MTLPQALSDGAPDASDLSALAIDRSAGSRRRRRLRQILGRVLLLVLLVGIGGATWLWRRHAQIVVETAVVYSVYPSQALTLLNATGYVVAQRKASVASKATGRLEWLGVLEGSKVREGEVIARLESSDTAAVRDQAAANVQVAEANLAQGRAELTQAEIAFKRSEALGEKNIISDSTRETAEARLAKARAAFSGYGAAIAAAQANLRASEVAVGQTQIRAPFDGVVLTRHANVGDTITPFSQAVDTKGAVVTIADMDSLEVEADVAESSYLSIHAGQPVEIQLDAIPGERFEGVVSRMVPTVDRAKASTLVKIRFVQRDPRMLPDMSAKAAFLEREVSEKERKPVLAVPAAAVFEVDGRQHLYVVEDGKARLRNVDLGAKIGDQIEVRNLKAGTRVVVRPLEDLVDGRAVKQATK from the coding sequence ATGACGTTGCCCCAAGCCCTCAGCGACGGCGCACCCGACGCCTCCGATCTTTCCGCGCTTGCAATCGATCGCAGCGCCGGCTCGCGCCGCCGCCGACGGCTGCGCCAAATCCTGGGGCGCGTGCTTCTCCTCGTCCTGCTCGTCGGCATCGGGGGCGCGACGTGGCTGTGGCGCAGACATGCGCAGATCGTCGTCGAGACGGCGGTGGTCTACTCCGTCTATCCGTCACAGGCGCTGACGCTGCTGAACGCGACGGGCTACGTCGTTGCGCAGCGCAAGGCGTCCGTCGCCTCGAAGGCAACAGGCCGTCTCGAGTGGCTCGGCGTGCTCGAAGGCAGCAAGGTGCGCGAGGGCGAGGTGATCGCCCGGCTCGAGAGCAGCGACACGGCGGCGGTGCGCGACCAGGCAGCCGCCAACGTGCAGGTTGCGGAAGCCAACCTGGCCCAAGGGCGGGCGGAGCTTACGCAGGCGGAAATCGCCTTCAAGCGCTCCGAGGCCCTCGGCGAGAAGAACATCATCAGCGACTCGACGCGCGAAACCGCCGAGGCACGCCTCGCCAAGGCGCGCGCCGCGTTCAGCGGATACGGCGCCGCCATCGCCGCGGCGCAGGCCAATCTCCGCGCCTCCGAAGTTGCCGTCGGGCAGACCCAGATTCGAGCGCCCTTCGACGGCGTCGTCCTCACGCGCCACGCCAATGTCGGCGACACGATCACACCGTTCTCGCAGGCGGTCGACACCAAGGGCGCGGTGGTCACCATTGCCGACATGGACTCGCTGGAAGTGGAAGCCGACGTGGCGGAGTCGTCGTACCTGAGCATCCACGCGGGGCAACCGGTCGAGATCCAGCTGGACGCGATCCCCGGTGAGCGCTTCGAGGGCGTGGTCAGCCGCATGGTGCCGACCGTGGATCGCGCCAAGGCATCGACCCTCGTGAAGATCCGGTTCGTGCAGCGCGACCCGCGGATGCTTCCGGACATGAGTGCAAAGGCGGCTTTCCTCGAGCGAGAGGTATCGGAGAAAGAGCGCAAGCCCGTGCTTGCCGTGCCGGCGGCCGCCGTCTTCGAGGTCGATGGGCGCCAGCATCTCTATGTCGTCGAGGATGGCAAGGCTCGTCTGCGGAACGTCGATCTCGGTGCGAAGATCGGCGACCAGATCGAAGTCCGCAACCTCAAGGCCGGCACGCGCGTCGTGGTCCGGCCGCTGGAAGATCTCGTCGACGGGCGCGCAGTGAAGCAGGCCACGAAGTGA
- a CDS encoding glycosyltransferase, whose translation MESAPTRTPSRGTVENRSGTIGFAIAVHGTRGDIEPAAAVACELQRRGHDVRMAVPPNLVGLAASAGLCSMGSCGPDSRRQLEAEVFRRKPLDSGRNT comes from the coding sequence ATGGAATCCGCACCGACGCGAACGCCATCACGCGGCACCGTCGAAAACCGGAGCGGGACCATCGGGTTTGCCATCGCAGTCCACGGGACACGAGGAGACATCGAGCCTGCGGCTGCGGTTGCATGTGAGCTGCAGCGCCGCGGTCACGACGTCAGGATGGCCGTGCCTCCCAATCTCGTCGGGCTCGCCGCGTCGGCTGGCCTTTGTTCGATGGGTTCTTGCGGTCCCGATTCCCGGCGCCAGCTCGAGGCGGAGGTTTTCCGCCGCAAACCCCTTGACAGCGGCCGAAATACTTAA
- the hpaE gene encoding 5-carboxymethyl-2-hydroxymuconate semialdehyde dehydrogenase, whose translation MSKLAENIARAERYLARFGQHGVLNRIGGEDVPAADGATFETISPVDLKPLAKVAHGKAADIDRAAKAAHAAFPQWAETSGEARKALLHKVADAIVARAEEIAFVECMDTGQSLKFMAKAALRGAENFRFYADRAPEARDGKSLRTDGQVNMTTRVPIGPVGVITPWNTPFMLSTWKIAPALAAGCTIVHKPAEFSPLTARLLVEIAEEAGLPKGVWNLVNGLGEDAGKALTEHPLVKAIGFVGESRTGSMIMKQGADTLKRVHFELGGKNPVIVFADADLDRAADAAVFMIYSLNGERCTSSSRLLVEASIYDKFTAMVAEKAGRIKVGHPLDPETVIGPLIHPVHEKKVLDYVEIGRAEGATIATGGRKVDGPGGGCYVAPTLFTGANNRMRIAQEEIFGPVLTAIPFKDEAEALALANDVQYGLTGYLWTADVTRAFRFTDRLQAGMIWVNSENVRHLPTPFGGVKSSGIGRDGGDWSFDFYMETKNVAFATTEHKIQKLGG comes from the coding sequence ATGTCCAAGCTTGCGGAAAACATCGCCAGGGCGGAACGCTACCTTGCCCGGTTCGGGCAGCATGGGGTGCTCAACCGCATCGGCGGCGAGGACGTCCCAGCTGCGGACGGCGCGACATTCGAAACCATCTCTCCCGTCGATCTGAAGCCGCTCGCCAAGGTGGCGCACGGCAAGGCCGCGGACATTGATCGGGCCGCGAAGGCCGCGCACGCGGCCTTTCCGCAATGGGCCGAAACCTCCGGGGAGGCGCGGAAAGCGCTCTTGCACAAGGTTGCCGATGCCATCGTCGCCCGCGCCGAAGAAATCGCCTTCGTCGAATGCATGGATACCGGGCAATCCCTCAAGTTCATGGCCAAGGCGGCGCTGAGGGGCGCCGAGAATTTCCGCTTCTATGCCGACCGCGCGCCCGAGGCGCGCGACGGCAAGTCGCTTCGGACCGACGGCCAGGTGAACATGACCACCCGCGTGCCGATCGGTCCGGTGGGCGTCATCACGCCGTGGAATACGCCATTCATGCTGTCGACGTGGAAGATCGCGCCGGCGCTCGCGGCCGGCTGCACCATCGTACACAAGCCGGCCGAATTCTCGCCGCTGACCGCGCGCCTGCTGGTCGAGATCGCGGAAGAGGCCGGTCTGCCCAAGGGCGTCTGGAATCTCGTCAACGGCCTCGGCGAGGACGCCGGCAAGGCGCTGACCGAGCATCCGCTGGTCAAGGCGATTGGATTCGTCGGGGAAAGCCGCACCGGCTCGATGATTATGAAGCAGGGCGCCGATACCTTGAAGCGTGTTCATTTCGAACTCGGCGGCAAGAACCCGGTGATCGTGTTCGCCGATGCCGACCTCGATCGCGCCGCGGATGCGGCGGTGTTCATGATCTACTCTCTCAACGGCGAGCGCTGCACCTCTTCCTCGCGTCTTCTCGTCGAGGCGAGCATCTATGACAAATTCACCGCGATGGTCGCGGAGAAGGCCGGCCGGATCAAGGTGGGACATCCGCTCGATCCCGAGACCGTCATCGGTCCGTTGATCCATCCGGTTCACGAGAAGAAGGTCCTCGACTATGTCGAGATCGGCAGGGCGGAGGGCGCCACGATTGCCACCGGCGGCCGCAAGGTCGATGGTCCCGGCGGCGGCTGCTACGTCGCCCCGACGCTCTTTACCGGCGCCAACAACCGAATGCGCATCGCACAGGAGGAAATCTTCGGGCCGGTGCTGACGGCGATTCCGTTCAAGGACGAGGCGGAGGCCCTCGCGCTCGCCAACGACGTCCAGTACGGCCTCACCGGCTATCTCTGGACGGCCGACGTCACGCGGGCCTTCCGCTTCACCGACCGGCTGCAAGCCGGAATGATCTGGGTCAATTCGGAGAACGTTCGCCACCTGCCGACGCCCTTTGGCGGGGTGAAGAGCTCCGGCATCGGCCGCGACGGCGGCGATTGGTCGTTCGATTTCTATATGGAGACGAAGAACGTCGCGTTCGCCACCACCGAGCATAAGATCCAAAAACTGGGCGGTTAA
- the hpaD gene encoding 3,4-dihydroxyphenylacetate 2,3-dioxygenase, with product MALPTPNLYPPFNIVRLSHVEFGVSDLAKSRAFYVDTLGLQVTDESSDAIYLRAMEERGHHCIVLRKSDKIEARDLGFKLFGEEDLDKAVHFFKSRDLPVEWVERPYQSRTFRTRDPHGIPLEFYSKMDRLPPIHQKYALYKGVKPLRIDHFNCFSPNVDESVAFYNEIGFRVTEYTADEETGRLWAAWTHRKGGVHDLAFTNGRGPRLHHTAFWVPTPLNIIDLLDLMATTGWVSNIERGPGRHGISNAFFLYILDPDGHRIEIYCSDYQTVDPDLEPIKWDLKDPQRQTLWGAPAPKSWFEHGSLFAGIVPRDADLAAQPIIAP from the coding sequence ATGGCATTGCCTACGCCCAACCTTTATCCGCCATTCAACATCGTACGTCTCAGTCATGTCGAGTTTGGCGTGAGCGACCTTGCCAAGTCCCGCGCGTTCTATGTCGACACGCTCGGTCTGCAGGTGACGGACGAAAGCTCCGATGCGATCTATCTTCGGGCGATGGAAGAGCGCGGCCACCATTGCATCGTGCTGAGGAAGTCCGACAAGATCGAGGCCCGCGATCTCGGCTTCAAGCTGTTCGGCGAAGAAGACCTCGACAAGGCAGTCCACTTCTTCAAGAGCAGGGATCTGCCGGTCGAATGGGTGGAGCGACCCTATCAGTCGCGCACCTTCCGCACCCGCGATCCGCACGGCATTCCGCTCGAGTTCTATTCGAAGATGGACCGGTTGCCGCCGATTCATCAGAAGTACGCTCTCTACAAGGGCGTGAAGCCGCTCCGCATCGATCACTTCAATTGCTTCTCGCCGAACGTCGACGAATCCGTCGCATTCTACAACGAGATCGGTTTCCGCGTGACGGAGTACACGGCGGACGAGGAGACCGGACGGCTATGGGCGGCCTGGACCCACCGCAAGGGCGGCGTTCACGACCTGGCGTTCACCAATGGCCGCGGCCCGCGCCTGCACCACACGGCGTTCTGGGTGCCGACCCCGCTCAACATCATCGATCTTCTCGACCTCATGGCGACCACCGGATGGGTCTCCAACATCGAACGCGGTCCGGGACGCCACGGCATCTCGAATGCCTTCTTCCTCTACATCCTCGATCCGGATGGCCACCGCATCGAAATCTATTGCTCGGATTACCAGACCGTCGATCCCGATCTCGAGCCGATCAAATGGGACCTGAAGGACCCGCAGCGCCAGACGCTGTGGGGGGCGCCCGCGCCGAAATCCTGGTTCGAGCATGGCAGCCTCTTCGCCGGAATTGTCCCGCGCGACGCCGACCTGGCGGCCCAGCCGATCATCGCGCCCTGA
- a CDS encoding fumarylacetoacetate hydrolase family protein, with the protein MSRPRFISFTRNAAPGYGLLVDRGVVDLSGRHGKRWPSLREVIEDGALLSLAEESAARPADFPVEDIRYEIPVPAPEKIICVGVNFPDRNEEYKDGQAAPSNPSLFIRFPRSFTGHEQPLLRPPESPQLDYEGEIVIVIGKGGRRIAQGEALGHIAALSLCNEGTIRDWVRHAKFNVTQGKNFDRTGSIGPWLIPYTDESQLADVKLETRVNGDVRQQDRTSRMIFSFRKIINYISTFTTLVPGDVIVTGTPTGAGARFDPPIWLKPGDVVEVEAEGIGVLRNTVADET; encoded by the coding sequence ATGTCTCGTCCAAGGTTCATCAGCTTCACCCGCAACGCTGCGCCCGGCTACGGCCTGCTCGTGGATCGTGGCGTGGTCGATCTGTCCGGCCGTCACGGCAAGCGCTGGCCCAGCCTGCGTGAAGTGATCGAGGACGGTGCGCTGCTGTCTCTGGCCGAGGAGAGCGCCGCGCGACCCGCGGATTTTCCGGTCGAAGACATCCGCTATGAGATTCCCGTGCCGGCACCGGAAAAGATCATCTGCGTCGGCGTCAACTTTCCCGACCGCAACGAGGAATACAAGGACGGGCAGGCGGCTCCCTCGAATCCCTCGCTCTTCATCCGCTTTCCGCGCTCGTTCACCGGCCATGAACAGCCTTTGCTGCGTCCCCCGGAGAGCCCGCAGCTCGACTACGAGGGTGAGATCGTCATCGTGATCGGCAAGGGCGGGCGCAGGATTGCGCAGGGCGAGGCGCTCGGGCACATCGCCGCGCTGTCGCTGTGCAACGAAGGCACGATCCGCGACTGGGTAAGGCACGCCAAGTTCAACGTGACACAGGGGAAGAACTTCGATCGGACCGGTTCGATCGGACCCTGGCTCATCCCCTATACCGATGAGAGCCAGCTTGCCGACGTCAAGCTCGAAACGCGGGTCAATGGCGACGTCCGCCAGCAGGATCGCACGAGCCGCATGATCTTCTCCTTCCGCAAGATCATCAACTACATCTCGACGTTCACGACCCTGGTTCCCGGCGATGTCATCGTGACGGGTACGCCGACGGGCGCGGGCGCGCGCTTCGATCCGCCGATCTGGCTGAAGCCCGGCGACGTCGTCGAGGTCGAAGCGGAAGGCATCGGCGTGCTCCGCAACACGGTCGCAGATGAGACGTGA
- a CDS encoding Rieske (2Fe-2S) protein — translation MLREVAIQDAWRSYRGAPAEGTILCDANDIGEGSCKSIRSGPADFPILIVRSAGTLAAYVNACPHQYLPLDHRGDNLLSADGTVLRCTNHSAGFRVQDGVGVEGLGLNCALDAIPIAVDDQGCIRVQAASRA, via the coding sequence ATCCTGAGGGAGGTCGCGATCCAAGACGCGTGGAGGAGCTATCGCGGCGCGCCGGCCGAGGGAACCATCCTGTGCGACGCCAATGACATCGGCGAAGGCAGCTGCAAATCGATCAGGTCCGGCCCGGCTGATTTTCCGATCCTGATCGTCAGGTCGGCGGGCACTCTGGCGGCCTACGTCAATGCATGTCCGCACCAGTATCTGCCGCTGGATCATCGCGGTGACAATTTGCTGAGCGCGGACGGCACGGTTCTCCGGTGCACCAATCACAGCGCCGGATTCCGTGTTCAGGACGGCGTCGGCGTCGAAGGGCTCGGCCTGAATTGCGCCCTCGACGCCATTCCGATCGCTGTGGACGACCAGGGCTGCATTCGCGTGCAGGCCGCATCAAGGGCCTGA
- the hppD gene encoding 4-hydroxyphenylpyruvate dioxygenase — translation MGPFPHDAPPATISALNPAGTDGFEFVEFAHPEPQQLAKLFEQMGYTEVARHKTKDISLWRQGKINYVLNREPNSHAARFVGEHGPCAPAMAWRVVDAKHALKRVLELGGTEYTGSDKSLDVPAVVGIGGSLLYLVETYGARGSPYAVEYDWTGDVDPTPKGVGFYYLDHLTHNVMRGNMDTWYKFYSQTFNFREIRYFDIAGKLTGLTSRALTSPCGKIRIPINESADDKSQIEEYLRQYKGEGIQHIAVGTDDIYSATDAIAARGLEFMPGPPSIYYDKSFDRVKGHTEPLDRMRKHGILIDGEGVVNGGLTRILLQIFSKTVIGPIFFEFIQRKGDDGFGEGNFKALFESIEADQIQRGVLKAS, via the coding sequence TTGGGCCCCTTCCCTCACGATGCCCCGCCCGCCACGATTTCGGCGCTCAATCCGGCCGGCACCGATGGTTTCGAGTTTGTCGAGTTTGCCCATCCGGAGCCGCAGCAGCTCGCCAAGCTCTTCGAGCAGATGGGCTACACGGAGGTCGCGCGGCACAAGACCAAGGACATCTCGCTTTGGCGCCAGGGCAAGATCAATTACGTCCTGAACCGGGAGCCGAACTCCCATGCGGCGCGATTCGTCGGAGAACACGGCCCCTGCGCGCCGGCGATGGCCTGGCGCGTCGTCGATGCCAAGCACGCCCTGAAGCGCGTCCTGGAGCTCGGCGGAACCGAATACACCGGCAGCGACAAGTCGCTCGACGTGCCGGCCGTGGTCGGCATCGGCGGATCCCTGCTGTACCTGGTCGAGACCTATGGCGCGAGGGGCTCGCCCTATGCGGTCGAGTATGACTGGACCGGCGACGTCGATCCGACCCCGAAAGGCGTCGGGTTCTACTATCTCGATCACCTCACGCACAACGTCATGCGCGGCAACATGGACACCTGGTACAAGTTCTACAGCCAGACGTTCAATTTCCGCGAGATCCGCTACTTCGACATTGCGGGCAAGCTGACCGGCCTGACCTCGCGCGCCCTGACGTCCCCCTGCGGCAAGATTCGAATCCCGATCAACGAGAGCGCCGACGACAAGAGCCAGATCGAAGAATATCTGCGCCAATACAAGGGCGAAGGCATCCAGCATATCGCCGTCGGCACCGACGACATCTATTCGGCGACCGACGCCATCGCGGCGCGCGGGCTCGAGTTCATGCCGGGCCCGCCCTCGATCTACTACGACAAATCATTCGACCGCGTGAAGGGTCACACCGAACCGCTCGATCGCATGCGCAAGCACGGAATCCTGATCGACGGCGAGGGTGTCGTCAATGGCGGGCTGACGCGCATCCTGCTTCAGATCTTCTCCAAGACCGTGATCGGTCCGATCTTCTTCGAGTTCATCCAGCGGAAGGGAGACGACGGTTTTGGCGAGGGCAACTTCAAGGCCCTGTTCGAGAGCATCGAGGCCGACCAGATTCAGCGCGGCGTGCTGAAGGCATCCTGA
- a CDS encoding Lrp/AsnC family transcriptional regulator → MDQFDVKLLQALQANGRLSNFELADVVGLSASQCSRRRAALEDAGAIASYHAHLDREVLGLGIVVFVQVTLATHSPDNSRRFLKLIESLEEVQEAYALTGEADYLIKVTITDLKALSRLLNEVFLPHDSVAHVRSSIVLDRLKQTSQLPLGHLIPAEARAAESSASRRKGSSRPRRSGKS, encoded by the coding sequence ATGGATCAGTTCGACGTCAAATTATTGCAGGCGCTTCAGGCCAACGGACGTCTGTCGAATTTCGAACTGGCCGACGTCGTCGGTCTATCGGCATCGCAATGCTCGCGCCGTCGTGCGGCGCTCGAAGATGCCGGCGCGATTGCGAGCTACCACGCTCATCTCGACCGCGAAGTGCTCGGGCTCGGCATCGTCGTCTTCGTGCAGGTGACGCTTGCAACTCACTCGCCGGACAATTCGCGACGCTTCCTCAAGCTGATCGAGAGCCTTGAGGAAGTGCAGGAGGCCTATGCGCTGACAGGCGAAGCCGATTACCTCATCAAGGTGACGATCACCGACTTGAAGGCACTCTCGCGGCTTCTCAACGAGGTGTTCCTGCCGCACGACAGCGTCGCGCATGTGCGCTCGTCCATCGTTCTCGATCGCTTGAAGCAAACCTCGCAATTGCCGCTTGGGCACCTTATCCCGGCCGAGGCGCGCGCTGCGGAGAGCTCCGCCTCCCGACGCAAAGGTTCGTCACGGCCTCGCCGATCTGGAAAAAGTTGA
- the groES gene encoding co-chaperone GroES has protein sequence MHFRPLHDRVLVRRIDAEEKTAGGIIIPDTAKEKPQQGEIIAVGPGARNEQGQLVPLDVKAGDRVLFGKWSGTEVKIEGEELLIMKESDLLGVVEQAGALKKAA, from the coding sequence ATGCATTTCCGCCCGTTGCACGACCGTGTGCTCGTGCGCCGCATCGATGCCGAGGAGAAGACCGCCGGCGGCATCATCATTCCCGACACCGCCAAGGAGAAGCCGCAGCAGGGCGAGATCATCGCCGTGGGGCCGGGCGCGCGTAACGAGCAGGGCCAGCTCGTGCCGCTCGACGTCAAGGCCGGCGACCGGGTGCTGTTCGGAAAGTGGTCGGGCACCGAGGTCAAGATCGAGGGCGAGGAGCTCTTGATCATGAAGGAAAGCGACCTTCTCGGCGTGGTCGAACAGGCCGGCGCGCTGAAGAAGGCGGCGTAA